Genomic DNA from Setaria italica strain Yugu1 chromosome V, Setaria_italica_v2.0, whole genome shotgun sequence:
TGCCGCTTGCCCGCTTCCGTTCTCGTTCCCGGTGCGATCTGCGGCGTGGGCGCTGAGAAAGCTGCGTGATCTTCCGCAGGAGTTTGATCTGATCGGGCGGCCGTTCTCGGATTTGAGGATCCCGATTCGGTTTGCGCGACGGGGTGTAGCCGCACTCTTTTCCTTGTCCCCGTTTGGCGGCTCCTCACGTGGGATTTGACTGAAGGAATTGGTTTTCTCCATCTCGTGTCGAAGTGGATTTGGTCAAAGTCAGGCCGACTGGAAGGGAATTTTCCTGGTTTGGTTTGGATTTGGCTTCGGCAAAGGGTCGAAGCGGAAGGTGGTTGGTCATTAAATCGCCGCTGCTGAACTCGCTGCTGTTGCGAGACCTGTTGGATCGAAGAGCAGTTCACTGTGCCGTCCCGAGAGTAGCAGAACAAGAGGTTTACCGTTACAGTGGGAGGTCTCTGCTGTAAGTGCTGGTTTCTGTTGTTTGAGCCCAATCTTATCCAAAATTTGGATTTTTGGGGCCACAAGAGTATACCAAGGCATCAGGAATCGCGTTTGCTTCAGGAAGACGAATTGTTCAGCTCGTCCTTTTGTTGGTGGGATCGGAGACTAGAACCCTAGGAAAATGGGGGTGATGTCGCGGCGGGTGCTGCCCGCCTGCAGCAGCCTCTGCTACTTCTGCCCCTCGCTGCGGGCACGCTCCCGCCAGCCTGTCAAGCGGTACAAGAAGATCATCTCAGATATCTACCAGCTGCCACCAGTATGTCGAATTCTGCATTGCTTTTAGATTCCAGCCGTTTCTGATCATAATTGTATTTCTGCAATTGGGTGTGTGGTCAAAACTGAGAGGAAATTTGATGACAATTGAACTTTTTGCGCTATATAGGATGGAGAACCAAATGATAGAAGAATTGGGAAACTCTGTGATTATGTCTCGAGAAATCCAACACGCATACCAAAGGTAACACACTCAACATTCTCTCCCCTTTGCACAGAACAGAGACACAATCATTTTAGATTTCCCCAAGAATTAAGACTGAACTGAGGGTTGTGAGAAAATTGAGTGCAATAGcgcaagaaaaatgaaaaaaaatggatTTGAGTTGAACTGAACAATCACCCTAATGGAAAATTCTAAAGCTGATGCTTTTTTTCTGTACTTAATGCTAATACGTCAAGAAATGAATGAATTAGCTTGATGCAACCAGAATTCATGGTCACACTCGAACCTTTTTTTTGTTCAGATAACGGAGTATCTTGAACAGAGATTCTATAAAGATTTGAGGCACGAGAATTTCACTTTGGCCAAAGTTGTGCCCTGCATCTATAGAAAACTTCTCTGCTCATGCAAGGAGCACAGGTATGTGTTAAGGTTCTGTTCTACCAATGACGCATTCATAACAGTTCCTTGCTCTCATGCTTATCATATTATTCTTGATTCAGGCCATTGCTAGCCACAAGCTCATTAAGCACCATTCGCACTCTTCTTGATCAGAAAGCACATGATGATCTACGGGTTCTGGGTTGTCTAATGCTCATTGACTTTCTCAATGGCCAGGTTGTTTACATAACTTGCAACAATTTGCATTTTCTGATAGATGTTGCCATCTATTTAACTTAATTAGATATGTTTTATAGGTTGACAGCACGCATATGTTTAATTTGGAAGGCCTCATACCAAAACTTTGCGAAATTGGTCAAGAGCTAAGGGAAGATGATAAAGGCCTCCGTCTTCGATCTGCTGCACTTCAGGCTCTTGCTTCTATGGTAACAgttttctaactaaaattttCCTATGAATAGTATAAACCTATAAGGTGTTCTTCACAGATATATTGTATGTACTACATTGATATAACTCGGAGATTTTTAGGTCCAACATGTATATTACACTTAGTCTCTAAGTTTAAGTTTTCCTGGTTGCTTTGCATTGCAGATTTTTTTATTCCCTTAGCCAAAAATATTATCAATGTAGTCTAGCACGATCAAGTTGGGTAAAAACAAAACATgactttttcattttatttcatTTGCAGTGTGGCTTGTAATCATGCAAATATTCTTCTTTGTTTTACCCAGTTATGACTTGGTTTTCCTAATATTTTACCTTTTGTGGTGTGTACCATCTGACTGCCATCTTGTTATCAGGTCCAATACATGGGTGATCACTCCCACATTTCAATGGAACTTGATGAAGTAAGTCTTTGTTGCTTTTATATTGTTACAAGGTGCATAATTAATTTCGTACATGGTCATCACTTTCATATTTTAATCAAACTTGATGAAGTAAGTTTTTATTTCGTATTAAATTGATTCATTTTGTATAAGGAATAGGATAACCCATTTCATGCAAAAGATACAATCAGAATCAGTGACTTCTGAAAATTGTAGATATAGACTACTTCATATTGAAAGGAGTTCAACATTAATTTTCATGAAACAAAAAAAGTAACATTTCTGAAATCAGGAGTGTTTTGTCTAAATTCCATATTCATTCTTGAACACAGGTTGTCTCAGTGATCATAAGCTGTTATGAGGTTAATCAAACCCTCTCAATAAAAGAGGTTGTCAGACTtcaagatgatgatgatttggTCATCAATGGGAACTTGGCTGTGGTACCAGTGTCTGGACAAAACAGTGCCAAAGTGGCATCTGATACAATGTGAGTTCTCCTGCCAGTGTAATGTGTCACTTTCATATTTCCAGATCCTTTTGCATCTTTCATTCCTATAATGGCTTAATGTGTCAGCAGGTCTGTGTCTGAAAATCCAGCACATTGGGCTAGGGTTTGCTTACGTAATATGGCTAATATTGCAAAGGAGGCAACAACAGTGCGGCGTGTTCTTGATCCTCTCTTCCGCCTTTTTGACAACCATGACTATTGGTCTCCTGAAAATGGGATCGCTCTATCTGTTCTGCAAGAAATGCAGAAACTGATGGACAAATCAGGTGCAGCAATTTCCACCCATGtaatttctttttctcctttcccCCCCATTTAATTATGCCTTTCAATCACTATTGTTCAACAGCAGACAAATTAAATACTCTGTTAACTTCCTGTTCTCCCCAATATTGCCAGGGCAACATGGCCATTTGTTGTTATCTTTCACTATAAAGCACATAGATCATAAGGTTATTGCCAAGAAACCTGCCAAGCAAATCAACATTGTAAAAGTTGCCTCAAATCTTGCAAGGCATGCAAAGTTGAAGGCATCGGTGACAATAGCAACTGCAATCAGCGACTTAATAAAGCACTTGCGCAAATGTATGCATTTTGCTATTGAAGCATCTAATGCTCATGCTGATGATGACAAGTGGAACAGTGCACTCCATGTGGCCTTGGAGGATTGCCTCGTGCAGTTGACAGAAAAGGTTATCATATTGTTTTGGTTCCTTGTTACTAACTACCCCTTGCTCTCATCATAGAGATATTTAACTTGTTCATTTCACTTCATAGGTTGGGGATGTTAGTCCTATTCTTGACATGGTTGGGGTAATGCTTGAGAATCTCTCTCATACTGCTACCATCGCAAGATCAACAATTTCATCTGTTTATCGCACATCACAAATAGCAGCTTCTGTCTACAAGTCATCATACCATCAGAAGGCAAGTTCCGGGCATGCCCACTACTGCTGTACTGCATGAGaagtatttttttcctttaaaaaTGATAACGTGAATTTCTTGTGCATATCTCAGGCATTTCCTGAAGCTTTATTTCACCAGCTTCTCTTAGCAATGTTGCATCCAGACAATAAGACAAGGATCGGTTCACATCGTGTTCTATCCACCATTGTCGCACCTTCACTGCTGTGTCCATGGTCAGCCATGAGCTTTCCTATCCCAGCGAAGGGTGATGATTTGCAGAACTTACGCCTGTTGGCTCTCTCAGCTTTCTCTTCTGAAGCCATAATCAATGAAATGAGGACCAAAAACAAGATCCAAGAATCCTTGCAGAAAAATGACAAATCAGAAGCTATAGTTGGTCCTGAGAATGGATACGCACTGACAGAACCAAATACAAGGCAGTATCTAGGGAGCCCATGTCTGAATGAACATCATCTTACAGCATTTAACGATGAAGTATGAAATCCAGCTGGCATATCTATACTACCTTGTTCTCCTTTTTTTGGCATTGCTTGTTAGTGTCCAACTGATTTATCATCTTATTCTCTTCCATACAAGCAGAACCTAAAGTTCATGAAGTTGAACAACCACCAGattgatcttcttctttcatctatTTGGAGTCAAGCATCTCTGGAGGATAACTCACCTGCGAATTTTGAGGCAATGGGACATACCTACAACATTGCTTTATTTTGTTCCAAATCAAAAGTAAGTCAAGATTCTGCATATATTACTATTGTTATCCCATAGCCAAGGCTACTGTTTTGTAATATCAAATGTAATTTCCCTTAATTAGATAAAACATATGCTACTAAGATTTGTGAGCTTAGAGGATACTCTTCTGTTCTGAGGGAAGGCCCTGAAAGAATTATGGAGCAGAGAACTAGAAAGATTCTCCCTGTTCGTGTTAATGTGTCCATTTAAAATTTATGTATTACATTCTCTTTTGCAAATGTTATTATCAAGAAAGCATGGAGTGCCCTTTTAGATTCCCAGGCTAGTTGGGTCCAGCGACATCATTATGTTCTTAAGACATGAAGTAATGTACTGTGTACCACTTGTGTGACCGACGTATTTTCATGGCAGAGCTCCAGTCATGTGGCACTAGTCCGCTGTTTCCAGTTGGCATTCTCTATCAGGAAAAAGTCTCTTAGCCAAGAAAGTAAGTTCCTTCACCATTTCCTGCTCTGTTCCCTTCTCCACTTTTACATAAGTAACTGATGTTTCAAGAACTTATAGCCTGTTAGGATTTCACCAAAGAGGAATGTTCTCTTATTTTGCTTTACCATATCATGTCATATTTTAAATGTATGGCTTGATTTACTCTcttaaccttttcactgcaatAAAGATGATTTGCAGCCATCTCGTAGAAGGTGTTTGCATACAATGGCATCAGCAATGCTCATCTTTTCAGCGAAAATAGCTGATCTTCACCAGATAATTCCTCTTGTCAAAGCAGCAGCACCAGAGAAAATGGTTCGTTGATTCTGAGCATGTAAATATTACATGCGTGTTTTATAGCCCTTGTAGCCTTATATATTCCTAAGCAACTTAATGTGATTTTACTCTTTCGTTCAAGTTGCATTTACTCTTTTGTTGATTTTGCAGGTTGATCCTCATCTTTGCGTGATGGATGACTGCCAACTCATTAATACCTCTGCAGAGTCTGCGAACAGTGAGATGGTTTATGGTTCTGAGGAAGATGAAAGTAATGCACATGCCTTTCTTTCAGCCATAAACAAGGATGATGTGGAGTTAATAGAAATCGTGATGTCCCATTTTAAGAAGAAGTTTGAAAATTTACCAGAGGTGTGTATAGATTTATTtagtattttatttatttatttatttatttgtattGAACAAAGAACATGATAGATAATTTAGTGTCTTTACTGGTGACCTGCAGAAGTTTAATGGGATAGAAGAACAACTTCTTCAAGAGTTTTCCCTGGATGATTCATTTCCTCTTGGTGCTCCGCTATTCATGGAGACACCACACTCTTGTTCGATGTATGCTGAAAAGGATGACCACTGTTTTGATGAGGTCCTTAGTGATCCTTCACAGATTAGTTAATCTTGCATTACAATGTTAATACTGACGACTGCATTATTGCTGTTCTAACTTTTCCTTTTTGTCTACTTGTCTTCTGCCCTCAGGATGGTGTTCCTTCTGAGCTAGATGATGCCGATGACATCATTTTCGAACACAGTGGATCTCAATCTGACAGGAAAACATCTGGTTCTATGGCTTCATCAGATGTTCTAACTGTCAACCAACTAATAGAATCTGTATGTGCCATCTTTGCTAACCTTTGCTGCTTCGCACCTGTTAGTTTGTTTGTTAGCTTTAGACCATGTGTAGTCCCATCATTTTTATGCATAGCTGTTTGCCATGCAGGTTCATGAGACAGCAAGGCAAGTCGCTAATGTTCCAGTCTCTGCCAACCCTGTACCTTACGACCAAATGAAGAGCCAATGTGAAGCCCTGGTTATGGAAAAGCAACAGAAGATGTCTGTTCTATTGAGCTTCAAGCATTCAAGGACTGACTCCCATGGTTCAACCGGGGTAAATGGACTTGAAACAAACGAGGCATGTATATCTGCAAAATCTAGATACCACATGTATCATTCAGATTTCTGACTCGTGTTTTTTTCCTCGAGGAAAGTTCTGTTCAGATCTTAACATCACTCTTATCGCTTGTCATGTATTGCAGTCATCTCTGCGATCCGAGCATGAGTTGCAATCAACTAGGAAGGGGCGCATGCGCCGCAGCGATTCAGCATCCAGTGAATCTGACTGTTCGTTCAGGCTGCCTCCTGCAAGTCCATACGACAAGTTCCTGAAAGCGGCTGGACGGTAGCTTGACCCTTCACTTTTCAAGTCTGTATACAAGAGAATTTACAAGTTTTCCGAGTCATTCCTTGGCACCCTTTCTTACTCCCCGTTCTTGGAGTTTATTCTTTCAAGTGTACATTTACAATCCTCGACAAGGTGTACAAATTTCTGTTACTGTTGGAGACTCATAATAAATAGAAATGTATAGGTAATCTCTCGTGTGCGTGGATCTGGATCGCACAGTATTTGTTCATTTGTTGGTCGTGAAAGGAATAATCTTTTACCCAAATTCCTGCCGTGTCGCTGTTGAAGAATTAATGTGTAACCGAGAATCATGTCTTTCCTTTTGTTTGCACCTTCCATCTTTGTTGAAACTTTCGGCTATAAGCCTATGACTCCAAAATCACATCTTGCTTGGCTTTCGTTCACTTCAGTTTAGCGACCTTGACGGCTGTATGCTTGAGAGCATTCAGACATGCAGGGGGTACTGAAATCACTACTGTACAGAACGGCAAGAGACGGCGGCGCGCAAGGacagccggccggcggccgggcacCCTTTGTTTCAGCCAACCGCCGGCGAGTTGAGCATCGCCACGCCAGGCAAGACAAGCGCCTGACGGCCGCGTCGCCACCACCGGCATCGGGAGGTACGCAATAGCGCCAGTAATTGGAGTTGGAGAACGAGACCGCGACGGGGTGGCGAGCGTCGTGACCGGACCGAGGGaggagggacggcggcggcgtggcaggGAAggggagattttttttttcaataatagGAGGGGAGATCTCGATGAGGACTTGAGGAGTGCAAGCCCATTTGTGACGTCGAGGCAATCGGCGaaccgtcgccgtcgccggacggGTAGGGAGAGAGACCGCGGAGGACGGCGGGATAACTATTTTGTAAATAATCAGGTCGAGGAGGGCATtatttgaaaaatattggatcgcgattattaatcgcgataaAAATAGGGGGTTTTATGTAAATATCTAGATCGAGATTAACCCCTTGTCta
This window encodes:
- the LOC101769911 gene encoding uncharacterized protein LOC101769911 isoform X1, whose amino-acid sequence is MGVMSRRVLPACSSLCYFCPSLRARSRQPVKRYKKIISDIYQLPPDGEPNDRRIGKLCDYVSRNPTRIPKITEYLEQRFYKDLRHENFTLAKVVPCIYRKLLCSCKEHRPLLATSSLSTIRTLLDQKAHDDLRVLGCLMLIDFLNGQVDSTHMFNLEGLIPKLCEIGQELREDDKGLRLRSAALQALASMVQYMGDHSHISMELDEVVSVIISCYEVNQTLSIKEVVRLQDDDDLVINGNLAVVPVSGQNSAKVASDTIRSVSENPAHWARVCLRNMANIAKEATTVRRVLDPLFRLFDNHDYWSPENGIALSVLQEMQKLMDKSGQHGHLLLSFTIKHIDHKVIAKKPAKQINIVKVASNLARHAKLKASVTIATAISDLIKHLRKCMHFAIEASNAHADDDKWNSALHVALEDCLVQLTEKVGDVSPILDMVGVMLENLSHTATIARSTISSVYRTSQIAASVYKSSYHQKAFPEALFHQLLLAMLHPDNKTRIGSHRVLSTIVAPSLLCPWSAMSFPIPAKGDDLQNLRLLALSAFSSEAIINEMRTKNKIQESLQKNDKSEAIVGPENGYALTEPNTRQYLGSPCLNEHHLTAFNDENLKFMKLNNHQIDLLLSSIWSQASLEDNSPANFEAMGHTYNIALFCSKSKSSSHVALVRCFQLAFSIRKKSLSQENDLQPSRRRCLHTMASAMLIFSAKIADLHQIIPLVKAAAPEKMVDPHLCVMDDCQLINTSAESANSEMVYGSEEDESNAHAFLSAINKDDVELIEIVMSHFKKKFENLPEKFNGIEEQLLQEFSLDDSFPLGAPLFMETPHSCSMYAEKDDHCFDEDGVPSELDDADDIIFEHSGSQSDRKTSGSMASSDVLTVNQLIESVHETARQVANVPVSANPVPYDQMKSQCEALVMEKQQKMSVLLSFKHSRTDSHGSTGVNGLETNESSLRSEHELQSTRKGRMRRSDSASSESDCSFRLPPASPYDKFLKAAGR
- the LOC101769911 gene encoding uncharacterized protein LOC101769911 isoform X2, with protein sequence MGVMSRRVLPACSSLCYFCPSLRARSRQPVKRYKKIISDIYQLPPDGEPNDRRIGKLCDYVSRNPTRIPKITEYLEQRFYKDLRHENFTLAKVVPCIYRKLLCSCKEHRPLLATSSLSTIRTLLDQKAHDDLRVLGCLMLIDFLNGQVDSTHMFNLEGLIPKLCEIGQELREDDKGLRLRSAALQALASMVQYMGDHSHISMELDEVVSVIISCYEVNQTLSIKEVVRLQDDDDLVINGNLAVVPVSGQNSAKVASDTMSVSENPAHWARVCLRNMANIAKEATTVRRVLDPLFRLFDNHDYWSPENGIALSVLQEMQKLMDKSGQHGHLLLSFTIKHIDHKVIAKKPAKQINIVKVASNLARHAKLKASVTIATAISDLIKHLRKCMHFAIEASNAHADDDKWNSALHVALEDCLVQLTEKVGDVSPILDMVGVMLENLSHTATIARSTISSVYRTSQIAASVYKSSYHQKAFPEALFHQLLLAMLHPDNKTRIGSHRVLSTIVAPSLLCPWSAMSFPIPAKGDDLQNLRLLALSAFSSEAIINEMRTKNKIQESLQKNDKSEAIVGPENGYALTEPNTRQYLGSPCLNEHHLTAFNDENLKFMKLNNHQIDLLLSSIWSQASLEDNSPANFEAMGHTYNIALFCSKSKSSSHVALVRCFQLAFSIRKKSLSQENDLQPSRRRCLHTMASAMLIFSAKIADLHQIIPLVKAAAPEKMVDPHLCVMDDCQLINTSAESANSEMVYGSEEDESNAHAFLSAINKDDVELIEIVMSHFKKKFENLPEKFNGIEEQLLQEFSLDDSFPLGAPLFMETPHSCSMYAEKDDHCFDEDGVPSELDDADDIIFEHSGSQSDRKTSGSMASSDVLTVNQLIESVHETARQVANVPVSANPVPYDQMKSQCEALVMEKQQKMSVLLSFKHSRTDSHGSTGVNGLETNESSLRSEHELQSTRKGRMRRSDSASSESDCSFRLPPASPYDKFLKAAGR